The following are encoded in a window of Rubellicoccus peritrichatus genomic DNA:
- a CDS encoding ammonium transporter, which produces MLTATVLVLFMTLPGLALFYGGLVRSQNVLSVLMHCFTIACVASVLWIVVLYTMAFSDGNAWLGNFEHLGLKGIVSGDLTGDFPETVFIMFQMTFAIITPGLIVGAFVERMKFSAIILFTILWLVVVYAPVTHWVWGGGWLFEMGVLDLAGGIVVHATAGISALILAAMLGPRSDFPKKLHIPHSPGMVMIGASMLWVGWFGFNAGSQLAANESAGMTMLVTHISAAVASLTWMAIEWIKNGKPGLVGIVTGMVAGLATITPASGNVGPLGALIIGFLAGLVCYFACGIVKNKLRIDDTLDVFAVHGVGGIMGTILVAVLGVEMFGGTGVESIGGQLKTQFIALGAVIGWSAIATVIIVFICKATTGLRVSQEAENTGLDQTEHGETAYNFE; this is translated from the coding sequence ATGCTGACGGCCACAGTATTAGTTCTGTTCATGACGCTACCAGGATTGGCCCTTTTCTATGGTGGCCTGGTTCGTTCACAAAATGTCCTTTCCGTGCTCATGCACTGCTTCACCATCGCCTGTGTTGCTTCAGTCCTCTGGATTGTCGTCCTTTACACGATGGCCTTCTCCGATGGGAATGCCTGGCTAGGCAACTTTGAGCACCTCGGCCTTAAAGGGATCGTCAGCGGTGATCTGACGGGAGATTTCCCCGAAACCGTCTTCATCATGTTTCAGATGACCTTCGCGATCATCACACCCGGGCTGATCGTTGGAGCATTTGTTGAGCGGATGAAATTCAGCGCAATTATCCTTTTCACCATTCTCTGGCTCGTCGTTGTTTATGCTCCCGTAACCCATTGGGTTTGGGGCGGCGGTTGGCTCTTTGAAATGGGTGTCCTCGATTTAGCAGGTGGTATCGTCGTCCATGCCACAGCCGGCATTTCGGCCCTGATTCTTGCTGCCATGCTCGGCCCAAGATCCGATTTCCCGAAAAAACTGCACATCCCGCACAGCCCCGGAATGGTCATGATTGGCGCATCCATGCTTTGGGTAGGCTGGTTTGGCTTCAATGCCGGCAGTCAACTCGCAGCCAACGAATCCGCTGGCATGACCATGCTCGTGACCCACATCTCCGCAGCCGTCGCCAGTTTGACCTGGATGGCAATCGAGTGGATCAAAAACGGCAAACCCGGATTGGTTGGTATTGTGACAGGAATGGTTGCCGGACTCGCCACCATCACGCCGGCATCCGGCAACGTTGGACCACTTGGAGCCCTGATCATTGGCTTCCTCGCTGGCCTCGTCTGCTACTTTGCCTGCGGAATCGTAAAGAACAAACTCCGCATTGACGACACGCTCGACGTCTTCGCGGTTCACGGTGTTGGCGGAATCATGGGAACCATCCTCGTCGCTGTCCTCGGAGTGGAAATGTTTGGCGGAACCGGCGTCGAAAGCATCGGCGGCCAACTGAAGACACAATTCATTGCCCTTGGCGCTGTTATTGGCTGGTCAGCCATTGCTACCGTGATTATCGTTTTCATCTGTAAGGCAACCACCGGCTTACGTGTAAGTCAGGAAGCCGAAAATACCGGACTCGACCAGACAGAGCACGGAGAAACAGCCTACAATTTCGAATAA
- the cdd gene encoding cytidine deaminase, with protein sequence MKPIWKEALNAAAEARERAYAPYSNFYVGAALLTTDGQIITGVNVENAAYSVAICAERSALASAVSQGHQQFEAVFVTARHRDYDLDDPVSPCGVCRQALFEFRRAAGQPLAVIMANTKLDKIKESNIDELLVDGFGPELGDQK encoded by the coding sequence ATGAAACCAATCTGGAAAGAGGCCCTCAATGCTGCTGCTGAAGCCCGGGAACGCGCCTATGCGCCCTACTCCAACTTTTACGTTGGGGCGGCCCTGCTGACAACTGATGGCCAAATCATTACCGGGGTAAATGTGGAAAATGCCGCTTACTCCGTGGCAATCTGTGCCGAACGATCCGCCCTTGCCAGTGCGGTTTCTCAAGGCCATCAACAATTCGAGGCCGTTTTTGTCACAGCGCGCCATCGTGATTACGATCTTGATGACCCCGTATCTCCCTGTGGCGTCTGTCGACAAGCCCTGTTTGAATTCCGGCGTGCCGCCGGACAGCCACTGGCCGTTATCATGGCCAATACGAAGCTCGATAAAATCAAGGAATCGAACATCGACGAGCTGCTTGTCGATGGCTTTGGCCCAGAGCTTGGTGACCAAAAGTAG
- the trpE gene encoding anthranilate synthase component I, protein MKLFPTETEFVELAKEGNLVPVYTDLMADFETPVSVFSKLRAEKPAFLFESVVGGEHISRYSFAGCRPVKIFEAYEKVTRITDADGKVTELPTPADPLSLVEEEMAQYQPVKIPGMPPMLGGAVGFLGHEYVHCVEPTVPKAAKDVLGVPLMFFAIMDSVVIFDLARQTLRLCANAHIEENTDPLEAYRLAVAEVERLYSLLEKGSKLGPMPLTDTGEITVPDGNFTKERYEGFVESTKEYIRAGDVIQVVGSQRFEKDYTCDSIDLYRALRIVNPSPYMFCLDTGSYSVVGASPEVHVRATEGLVEIRPIAGTRPRGSTEAEDVELEKELLDDPKERAEHLMLVDLARNDIGRVCEIGTVEVKDYALIERYSHVMHIVSQVEGQLAEGKNAYDLMRATFPAGTLTGAPKVRAMQIISEFEGEQRGVYGGALGYFSYQGNLDCCIAIRTALLKDGKIYIQSGAGLVADSQPEAEYYETVNKAKGMLKAVALSEKL, encoded by the coding sequence ATGAAGCTATTTCCGACAGAAACAGAGTTTGTTGAGCTGGCGAAAGAGGGAAACCTCGTGCCTGTCTATACTGATTTGATGGCAGACTTTGAGACGCCTGTATCGGTTTTTTCCAAATTGAGAGCGGAAAAACCGGCGTTTCTATTTGAATCAGTGGTCGGGGGCGAACACATCAGCCGTTACAGCTTTGCGGGATGCCGGCCAGTGAAGATTTTTGAAGCTTACGAGAAAGTAACTCGAATCACAGACGCCGATGGCAAAGTCACAGAGCTTCCAACACCAGCCGATCCATTGTCATTGGTGGAAGAAGAAATGGCGCAATACCAGCCAGTCAAAATCCCGGGGATGCCTCCAATGCTGGGCGGTGCCGTTGGTTTTCTAGGGCACGAGTATGTCCACTGTGTTGAACCAACCGTCCCCAAGGCTGCCAAAGATGTCCTTGGAGTGCCATTGATGTTCTTTGCAATCATGGACAGCGTCGTGATTTTTGACTTGGCCAGGCAGACACTACGCCTCTGTGCCAATGCTCATATCGAAGAAAACACCGATCCGCTCGAAGCCTATCGCCTCGCTGTGGCCGAGGTGGAACGCCTTTACAGTCTGCTGGAAAAAGGCAGTAAACTCGGTCCGATGCCACTGACCGACACCGGAGAAATCACGGTGCCCGATGGAAACTTTACCAAAGAACGCTATGAGGGATTTGTTGAGAGCACCAAGGAATACATTCGCGCGGGCGATGTAATCCAAGTGGTTGGCTCACAGCGATTTGAAAAGGATTACACCTGCGATTCAATCGACCTCTACCGGGCTTTGAGAATCGTAAATCCTTCGCCATACATGTTTTGCCTCGATACCGGAAGCTACTCTGTTGTCGGAGCATCGCCAGAAGTGCACGTCCGCGCAACAGAAGGCCTGGTCGAGATTCGTCCGATTGCCGGAACCCGCCCACGCGGCTCGACCGAAGCCGAGGATGTTGAGCTGGAAAAAGAACTGTTGGACGATCCCAAAGAACGGGCGGAACACCTGATGCTGGTTGATCTGGCACGCAATGACATAGGTCGGGTCTGCGAAATAGGCACTGTCGAGGTGAAAGACTACGCACTGATCGAACGCTATTCTCACGTCATGCACATTGTTTCCCAGGTCGAAGGCCAACTTGCCGAAGGCAAAAATGCTTACGACCTAATGCGGGCAACCTTTCCAGCCGGCACCTTGACTGGCGCACCAAAGGTTCGTGCCATGCAGATTATCTCTGAGTTCGAAGGTGAACAACGTGGTGTTTACGGAGGCGCCCTTGGATATTTCAGCTATCAGGGCAATCTGGATTGCTGCATCGCAATTCGTACCGCACTGCTCAAAGACGGAAAGATATACATCCAGTCAGGAGCGGGCTTAGTCGCTGATTCTCAACCAGAAGCAGAATATTACGAAACGGTAAATAAGGCCAAAGGGATGCTGAAGGCCGTTGCACTTTCGGAGAAGCTTTGA
- a CDS encoding P-II family nitrogen regulator produces the protein MKLVKAIIKPFKLEEVKEALSEIGIEGMTVNEVKGFGRQKGHTEIYRGSEYTVDFLPKVMVDIAVSDNVVSDVVKTITVAAKTGKIGDGKVFVQPLDDVIRIRTGESGDEAL, from the coding sequence ATGAAATTAGTTAAAGCAATCATCAAGCCGTTCAAACTGGAAGAGGTCAAAGAAGCCCTTTCCGAAATCGGCATCGAAGGAATGACCGTCAACGAAGTCAAGGGCTTCGGGCGGCAGAAGGGGCACACCGAAATCTATCGTGGCAGTGAATACACCGTGGATTTCCTCCCCAAAGTCATGGTCGATATCGCTGTAAGCGACAACGTGGTGTCCGATGTCGTCAAGACCATTACGGTCGCGGCAAAAACCGGTAAAATTGGCGATGGCAAAGTGTTCGTCCAGCCTCTCGATGACGTTATTCGCATCCGCACAGGGGAAAGCGGCGACGAGGCACTTTAG
- a CDS encoding sodium:solute symporter family protein → MGSLDWILFSGVVVGLISVVLFLRRYTASVADFLAANRSAGRYLLTVADGVSGVGAITVIAVFELHYSSGFVPEYWQLMLLPVGLIISLSGWVIYRFRQTRAFTLAQFLEMRYSRRFRIFAGTICFLSGIINYGIFPAVTARFFIHMLGIPDAFELGPLLIPTYPVTMAVMLSLALFFTLTGGQVTIMITDFIQGQLVNIVMVLILGFLLFRFDWQSIIEALKTAPEDASLINPFETAKATDFNFWFYAIAVFGSFYGVMAWQGSQAYNASAKNPHEARMAKVLGNWRTAVINVLPMFLPICAFVVMSHPEFREMASSITNHVELVDDEQAKTQLLTPTVLLYLLPAGFLGLFVAVMWAAAISTDNTYLHSWGSILIQDIIIPLRGKPLSPEAHMLALRLAIVGVAVFGFFFSLFYKQNDYIFMFMSMTGAIFVGGAGSVIIGGLYWKKGTTTAAWVSMSLGAGIPITCMTARMIDPDFFLNGQEIWFAAMASASVSYVVVSLFGKENFNLDKMLHRGEYAADVEAPGQPIGDWLKAIKQFGVGPDFSKSDRFIYFLTAAIGVAFFGAFIWALIVHLTTGTDDSWWATFWWGFLVVGVIKAVIVTVWFLIGGTKDIIALLRDLGSAVRDAHDDGFVDKNEE, encoded by the coding sequence GTGGGCTCACTTGACTGGATACTATTCTCTGGCGTCGTCGTCGGATTGATCTCGGTTGTTCTTTTCCTTCGGCGATACACCGCCAGTGTGGCAGACTTCCTTGCCGCCAACCGCTCAGCCGGGCGTTATCTCCTAACCGTGGCTGATGGTGTTTCCGGCGTCGGGGCCATTACCGTTATTGCGGTATTCGAGCTGCACTACTCATCCGGCTTTGTCCCTGAGTACTGGCAACTGATGCTACTTCCCGTCGGGCTTATTATCTCGCTCTCTGGCTGGGTCATCTACCGTTTTCGCCAAACTCGCGCCTTCACCCTGGCTCAGTTCCTGGAAATGCGCTACAGTCGGCGCTTCCGTATCTTTGCAGGAACGATCTGCTTCCTTTCCGGTATCATCAATTACGGAATTTTTCCTGCCGTTACCGCGCGATTTTTCATTCACATGCTCGGGATTCCGGATGCATTTGAACTCGGGCCGCTTCTGATCCCTACCTATCCGGTAACGATGGCCGTGATGCTCTCACTGGCACTCTTTTTCACCCTCACCGGTGGACAGGTCACGATCATGATCACCGACTTTATTCAGGGCCAGCTGGTCAACATCGTGATGGTCCTCATCCTGGGATTCCTACTCTTTCGTTTTGACTGGCAGTCAATCATCGAAGCACTCAAAACCGCACCCGAAGACGCTTCACTCATCAATCCATTTGAGACCGCAAAGGCTACCGATTTCAACTTCTGGTTTTACGCCATTGCCGTCTTCGGAAGTTTCTACGGCGTGATGGCCTGGCAAGGCAGTCAGGCCTACAATGCATCAGCCAAAAATCCACATGAGGCCCGCATGGCTAAAGTTCTGGGCAACTGGCGGACTGCTGTGATCAACGTCCTGCCGATGTTCCTGCCAATCTGTGCCTTTGTCGTGATGAGCCATCCGGAATTTCGCGAAATGGCCAGCTCCATCACGAATCACGTCGAACTCGTAGATGACGAACAAGCGAAGACACAGCTACTCACACCAACGGTTCTGCTCTATCTCCTGCCAGCAGGATTCCTAGGCCTTTTCGTCGCCGTAATGTGGGCTGCCGCCATTTCGACAGACAACACTTACTTGCACTCATGGGGTAGCATTCTAATTCAAGACATTATCATCCCACTACGTGGCAAACCATTGAGCCCGGAAGCCCATATGCTCGCCCTGCGCCTGGCTATTGTGGGCGTCGCCGTCTTTGGCTTCTTCTTCAGCCTGTTCTACAAACAGAACGATTACATATTCATGTTCATGTCGATGACTGGTGCGATCTTTGTCGGAGGAGCCGGATCAGTAATCATTGGCGGACTGTACTGGAAGAAGGGTACAACCACCGCAGCCTGGGTTTCCATGTCACTTGGTGCAGGCATTCCAATCACCTGCATGACCGCACGCATGATTGATCCCGATTTTTTCCTTAACGGACAGGAGATCTGGTTCGCTGCCATGGCATCCGCTTCGGTCTCGTACGTTGTTGTTTCTTTGTTCGGCAAAGAGAACTTCAACCTCGACAAGATGCTACATCGAGGCGAATACGCCGCCGATGTCGAAGCTCCCGGCCAACCAATAGGCGACTGGCTTAAGGCCATCAAACAGTTCGGTGTCGGACCTGACTTTTCAAAAAGCGATCGCTTCATCTATTTCTTAACCGCAGCCATTGGAGTTGCGTTTTTCGGAGCTTTTATTTGGGCGCTCATCGTCCACCTGACCACGGGCACTGATGACAGCTGGTGGGCTACATTCTGGTGGGGCTTCCTCGTCGTCGGCGTCATCAAAGCCGTCATCGTCACCGTTTGGTTTCTCATCGGAGGGACAAAAGACATCATCGCTCTCCTGCGAGATCTCGGTAGTGCAGTTCGTGATGCACACGACGATGGATTTGTTGATAAGAACGAAGAGTAA
- a CDS encoding prepilin-type N-terminal cleavage/methylation domain-containing protein gives MSSSKHMRPAFTLVELLAVIAMIGILAAILIPVVGSVMEQADTAKSTSNLRQLGNATSLYVADNDYEVPMLGNGNYGNPPWYITLSGYIGITQNESGYGFFEESTESILSNPATDFPEYSVNYAPSFNTAAAGSSTGKILKMTDVKSPSSKSWLITTSRSYFYNPYNQMNVEYPHNKQANVLFFDGSVALVAEEKVVELGRDLLDPWTE, from the coding sequence ATGAGCAGTTCCAAACACATGCGCCCGGCTTTCACTTTAGTTGAACTATTGGCCGTCATTGCCATGATTGGAATTCTCGCAGCCATACTCATTCCTGTGGTTGGCTCTGTTATGGAGCAGGCAGACACAGCAAAGTCGACCAGTAATCTACGCCAACTCGGAAATGCGACCTCTCTCTATGTCGCGGACAACGATTACGAAGTACCAATGCTCGGTAACGGGAACTATGGCAATCCTCCCTGGTATATTACCTTATCCGGCTACATTGGCATCACTCAAAATGAGAGTGGCTATGGCTTTTTTGAAGAATCGACTGAAAGCATTCTTAGTAATCCTGCGACGGATTTCCCGGAGTATTCCGTTAACTATGCGCCGAGTTTCAATACCGCAGCAGCAGGTAGCAGCACTGGAAAAATCCTCAAAATGACCGACGTCAAATCCCCTTCGTCCAAATCCTGGCTTATCACAACCAGCCGTAGCTACTTCTATAATCCATACAATCAAATGAATGTGGAGTATCCCCACAACAAACAAGCTAACGTATTATTCTTTGACGGCAGTGTTGCTTTGGTCGCCGAAGAGAAAGTCGTTGAATTGGGCAGAGACCTTCTCGACCCCTGGACAGAATAA
- a CDS encoding LacI family DNA-binding transcriptional regulator: protein MRITLKRVADELGLSVSTVSHVLNGKGGSYNEATRKRISDAAEKLGYVPNASARAMRTGKFGTIALIMSNDPNRSMLFQAMATGICERLEEKGYHLILSILSDEQLTDPNFLPNIMRTWMVDGILVAYFNNIPKRFEELLKDNNIPSIWLNRQGRYDAVNSDDGPAVEKLVEHLYSLGHRNIAFSEFTGATRVKGSSMGVRYDTFVRKAESMNIKHTRWGTDEYTPRKDRIGLCQKFLTKRNRPSAVIALSPSNANPVLDAARLLDINIPDELSLITFADDRTDLSGIEIASLMIPLREIGECAVDLLLKKIKTPVKRVGSKKIELDYHKGETVSKAPKRRK from the coding sequence ATGCGTATTACACTCAAAAGAGTTGCCGATGAGCTAGGCCTGTCAGTCTCTACTGTCAGCCACGTCCTGAATGGTAAAGGCGGGTCATACAACGAAGCCACCCGTAAGCGTATCTCTGATGCCGCTGAAAAACTGGGCTACGTGCCGAATGCCTCAGCACGCGCCATGCGAACAGGCAAGTTCGGCACAATTGCGCTGATCATGTCAAACGACCCCAATCGCAGTATGCTTTTCCAGGCAATGGCGACTGGTATCTGCGAACGACTGGAGGAAAAAGGTTATCACCTCATCCTCAGCATACTCTCCGACGAACAACTGACGGACCCTAATTTCCTTCCCAACATCATGCGGACCTGGATGGTCGACGGAATTTTGGTCGCCTATTTCAATAATATCCCCAAGCGCTTCGAGGAGCTGCTTAAGGACAACAACATACCATCCATCTGGCTGAATCGACAGGGACGCTACGATGCCGTCAATTCAGACGATGGACCGGCTGTTGAAAAACTGGTCGAACATCTTTATTCACTCGGCCACAGAAATATCGCTTTTTCCGAGTTCACCGGTGCGACCCGAGTCAAAGGGAGTTCAATGGGTGTCCGTTATGATACATTCGTGAGAAAAGCCGAATCAATGAATATCAAGCACACTCGCTGGGGCACAGATGAATATACCCCACGCAAAGATCGCATAGGGCTCTGTCAAAAGTTTTTGACAAAAAGGAACAGACCTTCAGCAGTCATTGCCCTCTCTCCTTCCAATGCAAATCCAGTGCTGGATGCCGCCAGATTGCTCGACATTAATATACCGGACGAACTCTCTCTGATCACTTTTGCTGATGACCGCACCGATCTTAGTGGAATTGAAATTGCGTCGCTCATGATCCCTCTACGGGAAATAGGCGAATGTGCCGTCGATCTATTACTCAAAAAAATCAAAACACCAGTAAAACGAGTCGGCTCAAAGAAAATCGAACTGGACTACCACAAGGGTGAAACAGTTTCCAAGGCACCAAAGCGTCGTAAATAA
- a CDS encoding glycosyltransferase family 2 protein produces the protein MDTLCVSSHVAPKFSVVIPTYNRSEFIMDSIESVLAQSFDNLELIVVDDGSSDNTLNKLEALKDPRLQIIQQGNQGAAAARNRGIERASAPWIAFLDSDDQWISKKLEVTQNHIQAHPDISLFHTREIWMRNGKVSRQRSQHRNPDGWAYLSVLPLCCISLSTAVIRKTLFDSIGQFDISYPACEDYEFWLRATQRYETHLIPEALTIKNGGRPDQLTSSIPDLDRYRIRALIKTLEAGGMQEAWKIATRNELILKLKRYIKGARRWNNIAAAEEHEALLQKFQQA, from the coding sequence ATGGACACCCTTTGCGTCAGTTCGCATGTAGCACCCAAATTTTCGGTCGTCATCCCGACTTATAATCGCAGCGAATTCATTATGGATTCCATTGAATCGGTCCTCGCGCAAAGTTTCGACAACCTGGAATTGATTGTTGTCGATGACGGTTCCAGCGATAACACCCTTAACAAGCTTGAAGCCTTAAAGGACCCGCGTCTGCAAATAATCCAACAAGGCAATCAGGGAGCAGCAGCAGCCCGCAATCGCGGCATCGAAAGAGCCTCTGCCCCATGGATCGCATTTCTGGATTCTGACGACCAATGGATAAGCAAGAAACTGGAAGTTACACAAAATCACATTCAAGCACACCCGGACATTTCGCTTTTCCATACTAGAGAGATCTGGATGCGCAATGGCAAGGTCAGCCGGCAACGTTCACAACACCGCAACCCTGATGGGTGGGCGTACCTTTCGGTCCTGCCCTTATGCTGTATCAGCCTATCAACAGCTGTGATCAGAAAAACCCTTTTTGACTCTATTGGTCAATTCGATATCAGCTATCCTGCTTGCGAAGACTATGAGTTCTGGTTGAGAGCAACGCAGCGCTACGAAACCCATCTGATACCGGAGGCCTTAACGATTAAAAACGGCGGACGCCCGGATCAATTAACCTCGTCGATTCCTGATCTCGATCGATATCGTATCCGCGCACTGATTAAAACACTGGAGGCCGGGGGAATGCAGGAGGCCTGGAAAATCGCCACGCGCAATGAATTAATCCTGAAGCTGAAACGCTATATCAAGGGAGCCAGGCGCTGGAATAACATCGCTGCGGCTGAGGAGCATGAAGCACTCCTGCAAAAGTTTCAGCAGGCTTAA
- the purS gene encoding phosphoribosylformylglycinamidine synthase subunit PurS, with the protein MKITVFVTPKKNVLDPQGVAVTHAMHTLGFESAKEVHVGKTIAFEVDGSDTPEFRASLDKLCTDLLSNPVIEDYRYELS; encoded by the coding sequence GTGAAGATCACCGTATTTGTCACTCCGAAGAAAAACGTCCTCGACCCGCAGGGAGTCGCAGTAACGCATGCCATGCATACACTGGGCTTTGAGTCCGCGAAGGAAGTACATGTGGGTAAGACCATTGCATTTGAAGTCGATGGCAGCGACACCCCCGAGTTTCGTGCTTCGCTCGACAAATTGTGCACCGATCTGCTCAGCAATCCTGTGATCGAGGATTACCGCTACGAGCTTAGCTAG
- a CDS encoding phytanoyl-CoA dioxygenase family protein produces MKTNTLPTTSKPGYFQPDTIDDSVTAFYEENGYLVLENALNESEIEAVRAETAAICRGERGEFGGRGQDTPSIEEMKSMPDDEVIKHFLCIHQVHKTSKLMHQFLAHPPLVEILKRTIGPNVKSMQSMLFIKAPGKPGQAWHQDEDFIPTRDRSLAGAWIALDDAVVENGCLWVIPGSHKPGILWPQYPHNDERFDCTGMSYDFPYSDDDSIPVEVKAGSIVFFNGYLLHRSLPNHSSNCFRRALVNHYMSAESFLPWTYQEGRGMAKMDHRDIVMVAGEDPYAWKGHEEIATAHVRSAGDGGCGDGRMKLDEFKKTATADKRSGA; encoded by the coding sequence ATGAAAACCAACACACTCCCCACCACCTCAAAGCCCGGCTATTTCCAACCAGACACAATTGATGATTCTGTTACGGCTTTCTATGAGGAGAACGGCTATCTAGTTCTGGAAAATGCCTTGAATGAATCAGAAATAGAGGCCGTCCGAGCGGAAACAGCTGCAATCTGTCGTGGAGAACGCGGTGAGTTCGGAGGCCGAGGACAAGACACTCCTAGTATCGAAGAAATGAAGAGCATGCCGGATGATGAAGTCATCAAGCATTTCCTCTGCATCCACCAGGTTCATAAAACCTCGAAGCTCATGCACCAATTTCTGGCTCACCCACCACTGGTTGAAATCTTAAAAAGAACCATTGGCCCCAATGTTAAATCCATGCAGTCCATGCTCTTCATCAAAGCACCTGGCAAACCCGGTCAGGCATGGCATCAGGATGAAGACTTTATTCCAACACGCGACCGTTCACTCGCCGGCGCCTGGATTGCGCTGGATGACGCGGTTGTGGAAAATGGCTGCCTCTGGGTCATTCCTGGTTCGCATAAACCAGGTATCCTCTGGCCACAGTATCCTCACAACGATGAGCGTTTCGACTGCACCGGTATGTCGTACGATTTTCCTTATTCAGACGACGATTCGATTCCAGTCGAAGTCAAGGCCGGCAGCATTGTCTTCTTTAACGGCTACCTGCTTCACCGCTCGCTCCCCAACCATTCCAGCAACTGCTTCCGGCGTGCTTTGGTAAATCATTATATGAGTGCCGAGTCTTTCCTGCCGTGGACCTACCAGGAAGGTCGAGGCATGGCAAAAATGGATCACCGCGATATTGTCATGGTTGCCGGAGAAGATCCCTATGCCTGGAAAGGTCATGAAGAGATCGCGACCGCACACGTCCGCTCTGCCGGCGATGGAGGCTGCGGCGATGGTCGAATGAAACTTGATGAATTCAAAAAGACGGCGACTGCCGATAAACGCTCAGGGGCTTAG
- a CDS encoding purine nucleoside permease has translation MPSQVKVVLITMFEPPGDMPGELSVIREREGLVPFELPGSGLKDLYRSPDGQILAIVAGVGTANTSISMMALGMSPELDLSEAYWIVVGIAGGNPNVCSLGSPVWADWCVDGDLAFEVDAREIPEEWPCGILPLGSKEPYGESSMPQELFGYPYQVYRLNSKLIERSVSLTKDIELYDNPEIAEIRNKFENDTATQPPRIQTGGTLAAARFWHGARHNAWAERWVDYWTGGNSQFFTSGMEDTGTLHAIAHLHRVKQANMHRVLILRTISNYTMPPPGGNVIDSLTGSDHDGEFPAHAVALENGYRAVSTVFRDIIKNPDVWASLSEA, from the coding sequence ATGCCAAGCCAAGTTAAGGTCGTCCTGATCACGATGTTTGAGCCGCCCGGCGATATGCCTGGCGAGTTGAGTGTGATTCGGGAACGTGAGGGGCTGGTGCCTTTCGAATTACCAGGGTCTGGCCTTAAGGATCTCTATCGCTCACCTGATGGGCAGATTTTGGCAATCGTTGCCGGGGTCGGTACTGCCAACACCAGTATTTCCATGATGGCGCTCGGTATGTCGCCTGAGCTGGATTTGAGTGAGGCGTATTGGATCGTCGTGGGCATTGCCGGAGGTAATCCTAATGTATGCTCGTTGGGGAGCCCGGTTTGGGCGGACTGGTGTGTCGATGGCGATCTCGCTTTCGAAGTCGATGCACGCGAAATTCCCGAGGAGTGGCCTTGCGGGATCTTGCCACTCGGTTCCAAGGAACCTTATGGAGAATCATCCATGCCACAGGAATTGTTTGGTTACCCTTATCAAGTCTATCGCCTCAACTCGAAATTAATCGAGCGAAGTGTAAGCCTTACTAAAGATATTGAGTTGTACGATAATCCTGAGATTGCGGAGATTCGGAATAAATTTGAGAATGATACAGCAACTCAGCCGCCCAGGATTCAGACTGGCGGGACACTGGCTGCGGCGCGTTTTTGGCATGGTGCCCGCCACAATGCCTGGGCTGAGCGTTGGGTGGATTACTGGACTGGTGGTAATTCGCAGTTTTTCACTTCAGGTATGGAGGATACAGGAACACTCCACGCGATTGCGCATCTTCATCGTGTGAAACAGGCTAACATGCATCGCGTTTTAATCCTGCGAACCATCAGCAATTATACGATGCCGCCGCCTGGCGGAAATGTCATTGATAGCCTAACCGGTAGTGATCATGACGGTGAGTTTCCCGCCCATGCAGTTGCTTTGGAAAACGGATATCGTGCCGTATCGACCGTATTTCGTGATATTATTAAAAACCCAGATGTGTGGGCGTCGCTAAGCGAAGCGTGA